In the Caballeronia sp. LZ062 genome, one interval contains:
- a CDS encoding WYL domain-containing protein, whose product MTSSLDEAILRVLPTERDAVSWLSTPEVRRRLEERGHRVGYTKKVQRHLTALEADSRVISTINGRELLWQRKPWLHGLQEGVGLMSASEAVAFHILQRFAGNKLPAAVTQDIDPLFKAAEARLSQEKADSRMYRAWADKIDSVDGAFTLIRPKLRPEIFNTVATATFFERELLVQYRAAYRSENKHDAPKTRRLWPLALVESAGVMYMVAQDPSRATLAGTGEAESARALYRLDRIRSVTESGESFSYPDDFRLRKYIETQQAFDFLPEPAVKLELAFEGSAGNQLRESPMSKDQQIGTLPDGRMKVTGTVTPSLKLRWWLRALGAGVEILAPQALRDEFAQDYQKLANRYRQATASAHAGEPA is encoded by the coding sequence ATGACCTCCAGTCTCGACGAAGCCATTCTCCGCGTACTGCCGACCGAGCGCGACGCCGTCTCGTGGCTCTCCACGCCCGAAGTGCGTCGGCGGCTGGAGGAGCGCGGGCATCGCGTCGGCTATACGAAAAAGGTGCAGCGCCATCTCACCGCGCTGGAAGCCGACTCGCGCGTGATTTCCACTATCAACGGCCGCGAGTTGCTCTGGCAGCGCAAGCCGTGGCTGCATGGCCTTCAGGAAGGCGTCGGGTTGATGAGCGCATCCGAGGCGGTCGCGTTTCATATCCTGCAGCGATTCGCGGGCAACAAGCTGCCGGCAGCGGTGACCCAAGACATCGATCCGCTCTTCAAGGCCGCCGAAGCGCGGCTGTCGCAGGAGAAAGCGGACAGCCGCATGTACCGCGCGTGGGCCGACAAGATCGACTCGGTGGATGGCGCGTTCACGCTGATTCGACCGAAGCTGCGCCCGGAGATTTTCAACACGGTGGCGACCGCGACGTTCTTCGAGCGCGAACTGCTCGTGCAGTATCGCGCCGCATACCGCAGCGAAAACAAGCACGACGCGCCGAAGACCCGGCGCCTCTGGCCGCTCGCTCTCGTGGAATCGGCGGGCGTCATGTACATGGTCGCGCAGGACCCGAGCCGCGCGACGCTTGCCGGTACAGGCGAAGCGGAATCGGCGCGTGCGCTGTACCGGCTGGATCGCATTCGGTCGGTGACGGAGTCCGGCGAATCGTTCAGTTATCCGGATGATTTCCGGCTGCGGAAATACATCGAGACGCAGCAGGCATTCGACTTCCTGCCCGAGCCTGCCGTGAAGCTGGAGCTTGCGTTCGAAGGCAGTGCAGGCAACCAGTTGCGCGAATCGCCGATGTCGAAAGATCAGCAGATCGGCACGCTGCCCGACGGCCGCATGAAAGTGACCGGCACCGTGACGCCGAGTCTCAAGCTGCGCTGGTGGCTGCGCGCGCTGGGCGCGGGCGTCGAGATTCTTGCGCCGCAAGCGTTACGCGACGAATTCGCGCAGGACTATCAGAAGCTCGCCAACCGGTATCGGCAGGCAACGGCGAGCGCTCACGCGGGAGAGCCGGCATGA
- the rsmA gene encoding 16S rRNA (adenine(1518)-N(6)/adenine(1519)-N(6))-dimethyltransferase RsmA — MSTRHQGHLARKRFGQNFLVDQGVIDSIVDAISPQRGERMVEIGPGLAALTEPLIQRIATPESPLHAVELDRDLIGRLEKRFGERLVVHSADALEFDFGTLALAGEKPSLRIVGNLPYNISSPLLFHLTTFAPKVIDQHFMLQDEVVERMIAEPASKEYGRLSVMLQYRYVMDKLIDVPPESFQPPPKVNSAIVRMIPFAPHELPAVNETVLSDVVKAAFAQRRKVLRNNLAAYRDKVDFDALGFDLARRAEEVPVAEFVALAQAIERS; from the coding sequence ATGTCCACACGACACCAGGGCCATCTGGCGCGCAAACGCTTCGGCCAGAACTTCCTCGTCGATCAGGGCGTGATCGATTCCATCGTCGACGCCATCTCGCCGCAGCGCGGCGAACGCATGGTCGAGATCGGGCCGGGGCTCGCGGCGCTCACCGAGCCGCTGATCCAGCGCATAGCCACGCCGGAGTCGCCGCTGCACGCGGTCGAACTGGACCGCGATCTGATCGGGCGGCTCGAAAAGCGCTTCGGCGAGCGCCTCGTCGTGCATTCGGCGGACGCGCTCGAATTCGACTTCGGCACGCTCGCGCTCGCGGGCGAGAAGCCGTCGCTGCGCATTGTCGGCAATCTGCCGTACAACATTTCGAGCCCGCTGCTGTTTCATCTGACGACGTTCGCGCCGAAGGTCATCGACCAGCACTTCATGCTTCAGGACGAAGTGGTCGAGCGCATGATCGCCGAGCCTGCGAGCAAGGAATACGGGCGTTTGTCGGTGATGCTGCAATACCGCTACGTGATGGACAAGCTGATCGACGTGCCGCCCGAATCGTTCCAGCCGCCGCCGAAAGTAAATTCCGCCATCGTGCGCATGATTCCCTTCGCGCCGCACGAATTGCCGGCCGTCAATGAAACCGTGCTGAGCGATGTCGTCAAGGCCGCGTTCGCGCAGCGTCGCAAGGTCCTGCGCAACAATCTCGCGGCGTATCGCGACAAGGTGGATTTCGATGCGCTCGGTTTCGATCTCGCGCGACGCGCCGAAGAAGTGCCGGTGGCGGAGTTCGTCGCGCTGGCGCAGGCGATCGAGCGCAGTTAG
- a CDS encoding LuxR C-terminal-related transcriptional regulator, whose protein sequence is MPTPFTKHLVSTKFSPPRIGARHVPRTNLLAQLDRVHQAKLALVSGSAGYGKTVLLAQWRQNCLKSGAEVAWLSLTADDGGYADFCTELFAAMQRLGISVETDVPLDDTSASAMDAAIAAIVEGAVELPKDVYLIIDDYHHVEAPAAHKFVQKLLDHGPGNLHLVISSRVTPPLSLSRLRMMGQIVEVDSAELPFDLPETRHFLDENLGSGKINADELSLIHELTSGWPSCLQLIVTMLRNRPEARTMLQHLVWRSNDLQTYLSEEIIAHLPEELTAFAESVSVFRRFNASLAQSVTGQANAADLLKKMEDDNLLTIRIDSDDRMIWYRLHRLFGEYLSTRLERRGRDAVNELHRRGARWFAQNGLLAEAMRHASLGNDIEFATGMIERAAPATWNLDYLSPTLHLLDRVPEEVLFRHPRLLFLACLTVSLTSRPAKAQAWLAQLRSGAHPVPPEIERSLPLVEAAIAFQHDDAARMIELLEPVRDAAVENPFLRYMLIAELGVAYRSAGRFADAKRLFDTHPIPLADRNNDMALVAEATLVSNLMFEGRMGDAERLGSALLARSVNAAGHHSISANVCAGLLAEVYYEVDRIDDARETIANRRGLLHSSGPDVTIWASVCRARLDLLQEGADAALAFLRQQMSHLQSVGQPRAVSYMLAEQVKVLLAKGDRTGASETAALLDELASAAAPGPRIRDEIVANAALTRAHVLRNDDPAEALRALEIARTHAVGFKRGRLLVLVDLLSGAVLGDMKQTDDATACLLRAVQAGRELGLVRTFVDEAHIVGKQLGALLREKRLDASNLRYLEGLVDKLADAASTDDAASMLRRASTSKTGAVLTQREVEILGLVAQAMSNKRIALTLNITLETVKWNLRNIFAKLGVSSRYDAMVWARKQALIQ, encoded by the coding sequence TTGCCCACGCCTTTCACCAAACACCTGGTTTCCACCAAGTTTTCGCCGCCGCGCATCGGCGCACGGCATGTCCCTCGAACGAACCTGCTCGCGCAGCTGGATCGCGTGCATCAGGCGAAACTCGCGCTCGTGTCCGGCAGCGCCGGCTACGGCAAGACTGTGCTGCTCGCGCAATGGCGGCAGAACTGCCTGAAGTCCGGCGCGGAAGTCGCATGGCTTTCGCTCACCGCCGACGATGGCGGCTACGCGGATTTCTGCACCGAACTCTTCGCCGCCATGCAGCGCCTGGGCATTTCTGTCGAGACCGACGTGCCGCTCGACGACACGAGCGCCAGCGCGATGGATGCCGCCATCGCGGCCATCGTCGAAGGCGCGGTCGAGTTGCCGAAGGACGTGTATCTGATCATTGACGACTATCACCACGTCGAAGCGCCCGCTGCGCACAAGTTCGTGCAGAAGCTGCTGGATCACGGGCCGGGCAATCTGCACCTCGTGATCTCATCGCGCGTGACGCCGCCGTTGAGCCTCAGCCGCTTGCGGATGATGGGACAGATCGTCGAGGTGGACAGCGCGGAACTGCCTTTCGATCTGCCGGAAACACGGCATTTTCTCGATGAGAATCTCGGCTCTGGCAAGATCAACGCGGACGAGTTGAGCCTGATACACGAACTGACGAGCGGGTGGCCGTCATGCCTGCAACTGATCGTCACGATGCTGCGCAATCGGCCCGAAGCGCGGACCATGCTTCAGCATCTCGTGTGGCGTTCCAACGATTTGCAGACCTATCTGAGCGAAGAGATCATCGCGCATCTACCGGAAGAACTGACGGCGTTTGCCGAGAGCGTGTCCGTGTTCCGGCGCTTCAATGCATCGCTCGCGCAAAGCGTCACGGGTCAGGCGAACGCTGCCGACCTGCTCAAGAAGATGGAGGACGACAACCTGCTCACCATTCGGATCGATTCGGATGACAGAATGATCTGGTATCGCCTGCATCGGCTCTTCGGTGAGTATCTTTCGACGCGTCTCGAGCGGCGCGGCCGCGACGCCGTCAACGAATTGCATCGGCGCGGCGCGCGCTGGTTCGCGCAAAACGGGCTGCTGGCAGAAGCCATGCGCCATGCGAGCCTCGGCAACGACATCGAATTCGCCACGGGCATGATCGAGCGCGCCGCGCCCGCCACGTGGAATCTCGACTATCTCAGCCCCACGCTGCATCTGCTGGATCGCGTGCCGGAAGAAGTGCTGTTCCGTCATCCGCGCCTCTTGTTTCTCGCGTGCCTGACGGTCTCGCTGACGTCGCGGCCCGCGAAGGCGCAGGCGTGGCTCGCGCAACTGCGCAGCGGCGCGCATCCGGTGCCGCCGGAAATCGAGCGCAGTCTGCCGCTCGTGGAGGCGGCCATCGCGTTTCAGCACGACGACGCCGCGCGCATGATCGAACTGCTCGAACCCGTGCGCGACGCGGCCGTCGAGAATCCGTTCCTGCGCTATATGCTGATTGCGGAACTCGGCGTGGCGTACCGCTCGGCGGGCCGCTTCGCGGACGCAAAGCGCCTCTTCGACACGCATCCGATCCCGCTTGCCGACCGCAATAACGACATGGCGCTCGTCGCCGAAGCGACGCTCGTGTCGAATCTCATGTTCGAAGGCCGCATGGGCGACGCGGAACGCCTCGGCTCTGCGTTGCTCGCGCGGTCGGTGAACGCGGCGGGTCATCATTCAATCAGCGCGAATGTGTGCGCCGGACTGCTCGCGGAGGTCTACTACGAAGTGGACCGCATCGACGACGCCCGCGAGACGATTGCGAACCGGCGCGGCCTGCTGCACTCGTCCGGCCCCGACGTGACCATCTGGGCCTCGGTGTGCCGCGCGAGGCTCGATCTCCTGCAGGAAGGCGCCGATGCCGCCCTCGCGTTCCTTCGGCAGCAGATGTCGCATCTGCAAAGCGTGGGGCAACCGCGCGCGGTCAGCTACATGCTCGCTGAACAGGTCAAGGTGCTGCTCGCGAAGGGGGACCGCACGGGCGCGAGCGAGACGGCCGCACTGCTGGACGAACTCGCAAGCGCGGCAGCGCCCGGCCCCAGAATTCGCGACGAGATCGTGGCGAACGCTGCGCTCACACGGGCGCACGTGCTGCGCAACGACGATCCTGCCGAAGCGTTGCGCGCGCTCGAGATTGCCCGCACGCACGCGGTCGGCTTCAAGCGGGGACGTCTGCTCGTGCTCGTCGATCTGCTGTCGGGCGCTGTGCTCGGGGACATGAAGCAGACGGACGACGCGACCGCGTGCCTGCTTCGCGCGGTTCAGGCGGGGCGCGAACTGGGGCTCGTGCGGACGTTCGTCGACGAAGCGCATATCGTCGGCAAGCAGCTCGGTGCCCTGCTGCGCGAGAAGCGGCTCGACGCATCGAATCTGCGCTATCTGGAGGGACTCGTCGACAAGCTCGCCGACGCCGCCAGCACGGACGACGCCGCTTCCATGTTGCGACGCGCGAGCACGTCGAAGACCGGAGCGGTTCTCACCCAGCGCGAAGTCGAGATACTGGGACTGGTCGCGCAGGCCATGTCGAACAAGCGCATTGCGCTCACGTTGAACATCACGCTGGAAACGGTGAAATGGAACTTGCGGAACATCTTCGCGAAGCTCGGCGTGTCGAGCCGATATGACGCGATGGTCTGGGCGCGCAAGCAGGCGTTGATCCAGTAG
- a CDS encoding Sir2 family NAD-dependent protein deacetylase: protein MSDEALIEEAAEWLADADGLLVTAGAGMGVDSGLPDFRGPEGFWRAYPALRHHGFAFEDMANPDGFVRHPRLAWGFYGHRLALYRATQPHEGFHVLRRWAASMRHGAFVFTSNVDGQFQRAGFAAERVAQCHGTIHAMQCIDACTHDIWPADGFEPVVDESRCELVNALPLCPHCGRLARPNILMFGDWNWIDTQCVQQERRLAAWLAGVERLVVVELGAGRALPTVRRFSERHGPRVVRINPREPGIAPGVGVGIAGGAKETLLRLDRALNG, encoded by the coding sequence ATGAGCGACGAAGCGCTCATCGAAGAGGCCGCCGAGTGGCTCGCCGACGCTGATGGCCTGCTCGTCACGGCCGGCGCGGGCATGGGCGTCGATTCCGGCTTGCCGGATTTTCGTGGCCCGGAAGGTTTCTGGCGCGCGTATCCGGCGTTGCGGCATCACGGCTTCGCGTTCGAAGACATGGCGAACCCGGACGGCTTCGTGCGGCATCCGCGTCTCGCGTGGGGCTTCTACGGGCATCGGCTGGCGCTGTATCGGGCGACGCAGCCGCACGAAGGCTTTCACGTGCTGCGGCGTTGGGCCGCGTCCATGCGCCACGGCGCGTTTGTCTTCACGAGCAACGTCGACGGTCAGTTTCAGCGCGCCGGTTTCGCCGCCGAGCGCGTCGCGCAATGCCACGGCACAATCCACGCGATGCAGTGCATCGACGCCTGCACGCACGACATCTGGCCCGCCGACGGATTCGAGCCGGTCGTCGACGAAAGCCGCTGCGAACTCGTCAACGCGTTGCCGCTTTGCCCGCACTGCGGACGCCTCGCGCGCCCGAATATCCTCATGTTCGGCGACTGGAACTGGATCGACACGCAATGCGTGCAGCAGGAACGGCGGCTCGCGGCTTGGCTTGCCGGTGTCGAACGGCTCGTGGTCGTGGAACTCGGCGCGGGCCGCGCGTTGCCGACCGTGCGGCGCTTCAGCGAACGGCACGGGCCGCGCGTCGTGCGCATTAATCCGCGCGAACCCGGCATTGCGCCGGGCGTGGGCGTGGGCATCGCGGGCGGCGCGAAGGAGACGCTGCTGCGGCTCGATCGCGCGCTAAACGGCTGA
- a CDS encoding DNA repair exonuclease, with translation MRFIHAADIHLDSPLHGLSAYADAPADMLRNATREAFSKLVTVAIDEQVDFMVIAGDLYDGTWRDHNTGIFFCKEMGKLRRAGIPVYLLYGNHDAESEMTSQLQLPDNVHTFSTKKPQTFRIDALKVALHGHSFKDKAVTTNLVTAYPPPVEGYFNIGVLHTALEGAAMHASYAPCTVAELHAREYHYWALGHVHEFAIWEEASTIVFPGNLQGRTIRETGRRGAVIVNVSETEEVSVERLFIDVLRWENVDVDASGLDTLDEVARAAGRALEALVEAAERPVPHAVRVSITGATKAHGELFANEKQLRAEVLAQIAAISHDRLWLEKVKVRTQPVTRERTASSLADSGDALADLHGLLVEAESDPDFLAMLKDRLIAFATQAPSELQKSVPELEYVRDGNVDKLVSEVRAGLIAQLADAE, from the coding sequence ATGCGCTTCATTCACGCGGCCGATATTCATCTCGACAGCCCGCTGCACGGGCTATCCGCCTACGCGGACGCGCCCGCCGACATGCTGCGCAACGCCACGCGCGAGGCCTTCTCGAAGCTCGTCACCGTGGCCATCGACGAGCAAGTGGATTTCATGGTCATCGCAGGCGACCTGTACGACGGCACCTGGCGCGACCACAACACCGGCATCTTCTTCTGCAAGGAGATGGGCAAGCTGCGCCGCGCGGGCATTCCCGTGTATTTGCTGTACGGCAATCACGACGCCGAAAGCGAAATGACGAGCCAGCTTCAACTGCCCGACAACGTCCACACGTTTTCGACCAAGAAGCCGCAGACGTTTCGCATCGACGCGCTCAAGGTCGCGCTGCACGGTCACAGCTTCAAGGACAAGGCGGTGACGACCAATCTCGTGACCGCGTATCCGCCGCCCGTCGAGGGCTATTTCAATATCGGCGTGCTGCATACGGCGCTCGAAGGCGCGGCGATGCACGCGAGCTACGCGCCGTGCACCGTCGCGGAACTGCACGCGCGCGAGTATCACTACTGGGCGCTCGGCCACGTGCACGAATTCGCGATCTGGGAGGAAGCCTCGACCATCGTGTTTCCGGGCAACTTGCAGGGGCGCACCATCCGCGAGACGGGCCGGCGCGGCGCGGTGATCGTCAATGTGTCCGAGACGGAAGAGGTGAGCGTCGAGCGGCTTTTCATCGACGTGTTGCGCTGGGAGAACGTCGACGTCGATGCTTCCGGCCTCGACACGCTCGATGAAGTTGCCCGCGCGGCCGGCCGTGCGCTGGAGGCGCTGGTCGAAGCGGCCGAGCGTCCGGTGCCGCATGCGGTGCGCGTGAGCATCACGGGCGCGACGAAGGCGCACGGCGAACTCTTCGCCAATGAAAAGCAGCTACGCGCCGAAGTGCTCGCGCAGATCGCGGCGATCAGCCATGACCGCTTGTGGCTCGAAAAAGTGAAGGTGCGCACGCAGCCGGTCACGCGCGAACGCACGGCATCGAGTCTTGCCGACAGTGGCGACGCGCTCGCCGACCTTCACGGCCTTCTCGTCGAAGCCGAATCCGATCCCGACTTCCTCGCCATGCTCAAAGACCGTCTCATCGCGTTCGCGACGCAAGCGCCCAGCGAACTGCAAAAGTCCGTGCCCGAACTCGAATACGTCCGTGACGGCAATGTCGACAAGCTCGTGAGCGAGGTGCGCGCCGGCCTGATCGCGCAACTCGCGGACGCGGAGTAA
- a CDS encoding AAA family ATPase, translating to MRIRQLDLIRFGKFTDHAVEFPLAEHDFHFVVGPNEAGKSTIKTAISELLFGMPHSSSLAFLHAQSDLRLGAKLEKDGAALAFHRTKSRKAPLTTPNGDPLAADALAPFLGAADKSFFEQMYCLDHTALIRGGQSILDASSDVGQVLFQSAAGIASLGDVRQRLADEAGSLWAKRKLGTAYAVAHKQYEEATAELKAASVRTAQWRRAHGAVEEAEERSREQEARRAQLETVRAKLERIRRAAPYLNVWRAKSAELDALGDTADLPANAEATLQNALKELTSAQTALDLHTRDVAQLQKDLSEIRVDQALLAVESDIRALEATRHRCANHANEIARLEQEVAVRVRQIAQDCAQLGWPQDEASARQALPGPLVLQTVSSLMLDRGELELAARNAERAAQESVEEIAALETRLASLSHCDVAPGLRAALRAAQKSRDTETTQRRLDDARRDAEHALETALASLGKWTRPVPELRAMTLPAAERIAALRDERQALGSRVAVAGDRLKEAQDALHATQTELGDFVQTHDVVTAADVREARDARNAAWHAIRAGDTPLAAAAPHFETAMHTADGLADRQLGSVGQATQLIALKRRVAAEQETAARREQAARDAAAALDQFDAAWRALAEQSEIADMALDDVPSWLARRDQALAASHTLDRHIEELARETADAQSRRAELARQLAQAGVPADAHADLDALCDIAESHISAIDEAAVTRRHLSEQLDAARAERIACQRVEKAARDAFEHWQREWSAAAGRAGLAIAADSQAAAETAIGIVKKIGDQLAQTDAIRSQQIEPMRASLAAFEADAARLAAHIDHALAALEASGISAQLSSRLESACAARGEAERIRRELATANEQVSAATSSLDEARASLRPLYELAGVDTPEMLAARIARSQRKRELTTAVNEARDAFIKGGDGLPLDALIAEVDGADIAGVQAELSLTSSALNESVNVSTALAAQLDAAKRELDAISGEANAARAEARRQEALAAMADAAERFVKVETASTLLKWAIDRYRERRQGPMLSRASAIFSELTLGAFSRLVVDYDRQPMALAAVRATSGAHVEIEGMSEGTRDQLFLALRLAALEEHGEKASALPFVADDLFINFDDGRARAGLRVLAQIAKRTQVIFLSHHDHLVGMVREVFGPQVNVRYMG from the coding sequence ATGCGCATCCGTCAGCTCGATCTCATCCGCTTCGGCAAATTCACGGATCACGCCGTCGAGTTTCCGCTGGCGGAGCACGATTTTCATTTCGTCGTCGGCCCGAACGAGGCGGGCAAGTCCACGATCAAGACAGCCATCTCCGAACTGCTTTTCGGCATGCCGCATAGCTCGTCGCTTGCGTTTCTCCATGCGCAAAGCGATCTGCGGCTCGGCGCGAAGCTCGAGAAAGACGGCGCAGCGCTCGCGTTTCATCGCACGAAGAGCCGCAAGGCGCCGCTCACGACGCCGAACGGCGACCCGCTCGCCGCCGATGCGCTCGCGCCGTTCCTCGGCGCCGCCGACAAGAGCTTCTTCGAGCAGATGTATTGCCTGGATCACACGGCGCTGATTCGCGGCGGTCAGAGCATTCTCGATGCATCGAGCGATGTCGGGCAGGTGCTCTTTCAATCGGCGGCAGGCATCGCGAGTCTGGGCGACGTGCGCCAGCGTCTTGCCGATGAAGCCGGCAGCCTGTGGGCGAAGCGCAAGCTGGGTACAGCCTACGCCGTCGCGCATAAGCAATACGAAGAAGCCACTGCCGAGCTGAAGGCGGCAAGCGTGCGTACCGCGCAGTGGCGTCGCGCGCACGGTGCGGTCGAAGAAGCGGAGGAGCGCAGCCGCGAGCAGGAGGCGCGTCGTGCGCAACTGGAGACGGTGCGCGCGAAGCTGGAGCGCATCCGCCGCGCCGCGCCGTATCTCAACGTGTGGCGCGCGAAGTCGGCGGAACTCGACGCGCTCGGCGATACCGCGGATCTGCCCGCCAACGCCGAAGCCACGCTTCAGAACGCGCTGAAGGAACTGACATCGGCGCAGACTGCGCTCGACCTGCACACGCGCGACGTCGCGCAATTGCAGAAGGACTTGAGCGAGATCCGCGTCGATCAGGCGCTGCTCGCGGTCGAATCCGACATTCGCGCGCTCGAAGCAACGCGGCATCGGTGCGCGAATCACGCCAACGAAATTGCGCGGCTCGAACAGGAAGTCGCAGTGCGCGTGCGGCAGATCGCCCAAGATTGCGCGCAGCTCGGCTGGCCGCAGGACGAAGCCAGCGCCCGGCAGGCGTTGCCGGGGCCGCTCGTGTTGCAGACCGTGTCGAGCCTGATGCTGGATCGCGGCGAACTGGAGCTTGCGGCGCGCAACGCCGAGCGCGCGGCGCAAGAGAGCGTCGAGGAGATCGCGGCGTTGGAGACGCGGCTCGCGTCGCTTTCCCATTGTGACGTCGCGCCCGGTCTGCGCGCCGCGCTCCGGGCCGCGCAGAAGTCCCGCGACACCGAAACGACGCAACGCCGTCTGGACGACGCGCGCCGCGACGCCGAACACGCCTTGGAAACCGCGCTCGCGTCGCTTGGCAAGTGGACGCGGCCGGTGCCCGAATTGCGCGCGATGACCTTGCCCGCCGCCGAGCGCATCGCTGCGCTGCGCGACGAGCGGCAGGCGCTGGGCTCGCGCGTCGCGGTGGCCGGCGACCGGCTGAAGGAAGCGCAGGACGCGCTTCACGCGACACAGACGGAACTGGGCGATTTCGTGCAGACGCACGACGTGGTGACGGCCGCCGACGTGCGCGAGGCCCGCGACGCGCGCAACGCCGCGTGGCACGCCATCCGCGCGGGCGACACGCCGCTCGCAGCCGCCGCGCCGCACTTCGAAACCGCGATGCACACCGCCGACGGTCTGGCGGATCGTCAACTGGGCTCGGTTGGTCAGGCGACGCAGCTGATCGCGCTGAAGCGGCGCGTGGCAGCGGAGCAAGAGACCGCCGCGCGCCGCGAACAAGCCGCACGCGATGCCGCAGCCGCGCTCGATCAGTTCGACGCCGCGTGGCGAGCGCTTGCGGAGCAATCGGAAATCGCGGACATGGCGCTCGACGATGTTCCTTCGTGGCTCGCGCGCCGCGATCAGGCGCTCGCCGCATCGCACACGCTGGATCGCCACATTGAGGAACTCGCGCGCGAAACCGCCGATGCGCAGTCGCGTCGCGCCGAACTCGCGCGGCAACTCGCGCAAGCGGGCGTGCCTGCGGACGCGCACGCCGATCTCGACGCGCTATGCGATATCGCCGAAAGCCATATCAGCGCCATCGACGAGGCAGCGGTGACGCGGCGTCATCTGAGCGAGCAGTTGGACGCCGCGCGCGCCGAACGCATCGCGTGCCAACGCGTCGAGAAGGCTGCGCGCGATGCGTTCGAGCACTGGCAGCGCGAATGGTCGGCGGCGGCCGGGCGTGCGGGTCTCGCGATTGCGGCGGACTCGCAGGCGGCGGCGGAAACGGCCATCGGTATCGTGAAGAAAATCGGCGATCAGCTTGCGCAGACGGACGCCATCCGCTCGCAACAGATCGAGCCGATGCGCGCGTCGCTTGCTGCGTTCGAAGCGGATGCGGCGCGTCTTGCCGCGCACATCGACCATGCGCTCGCCGCTCTGGAAGCAAGCGGCATCTCGGCGCAGCTGTCGTCGCGGCTGGAAAGCGCGTGCGCGGCGCGCGGCGAAGCAGAGCGCATCCGCCGTGAACTCGCGACGGCGAACGAGCAGGTGAGCGCGGCCACATCCTCACTCGACGAAGCGCGTGCGAGCCTGCGCCCGCTCTATGAACTTGCCGGCGTCGATACGCCTGAAATGCTCGCCGCACGCATTGCCAGGTCGCAGCGAAAGCGCGAGCTGACCACCGCCGTGAACGAGGCGCGGGACGCGTTCATCAAGGGCGGCGACGGACTCCCGCTCGACGCGCTCATCGCGGAAGTGGATGGCGCGGACATCGCGGGCGTGCAGGCGGAGCTTTCGCTGACGAGCAGCGCGCTCAACGAATCGGTGAACGTCTCGACGGCGCTCGCCGCGCAACTGGACGCCGCCAAACGCGAGTTGGACGCCATCTCGGGCGAAGCGAACGCGGCGCGCGCCGAGGCGAGGCGTCAGGAAGCGCTCGCCGCCATGGCCGACGCCGCTGAGCGTTTCGTCAAGGTCGAGACGGCATCGACGCTCCTTAAGTGGGCCATCGACCGCTATCGCGAACGCCGCCAGGGTCCGATGCTGTCGCGCGCCAGCGCCATCTTCTCCGAGTTGACGCTCGGCGCGTTCTCGCGGCTCGTCGTCGATTACGACCGCCAGCCGATGGCGCTCGCCGCCGTGCGCGCGACGAGCGGCGCGCACGTCGAGATCGAAGGCATGAGCGAGGGCACGCGCGATCAGCTCTTTCTCGCGCTGCGGCTGGCGGCGCTGGAAGAGCACGGCGAGAAGGCATCGGCGCTGCCGTTTGTTGCCGACGACCTGTTCATCAATTTCGACGATGGCCGCGCGCGTGCGGGCCTGCGCGTGCTCGCGCAGATTGCGAAGCGCACGCAAGTGATCTTCCTGAGCCACCACGACCATCTGGTCGGCATGGTGCGCGAGGTGTTCGGGCCGCAGGTCAACGTGCGATACATGGGCTGA
- a CDS encoding enoyl-CoA hydratase/isomerase family protein, with protein MSYSHALVGSVGWLTMDRPAAMNSLNREMATGLTEQLKAWRDDDNVRVVVLTGNGRAFCAGADLIEAAAAPAEGVRDFLELIVEFFDTLRGFPKPVIAAVNGLALAGGLEIVLACDIVLAADTAKLGDAHSNFGVFPGAGGAAILPRKVPANVARYLLFTGDAMTAAELKGHGLVNEVLAPSELADRAQALADKLAKKSPLVLARMKRVANEAPDKSAADALRHELLELRDHQRSYDVKEGLRAFAEKREPVFKGC; from the coding sequence ATGAGTTACTCACATGCGCTCGTGGGCTCCGTGGGCTGGTTGACGATGGATCGACCCGCCGCGATGAACAGCCTGAATCGCGAGATGGCTACCGGATTGACCGAGCAACTCAAGGCATGGCGCGACGACGACAACGTGCGCGTCGTTGTCCTGACGGGCAACGGCCGCGCGTTTTGCGCAGGCGCGGATCTGATCGAAGCGGCCGCCGCCCCAGCCGAAGGCGTGCGCGATTTCCTCGAACTGATCGTCGAATTCTTCGACACGCTGCGCGGGTTTCCAAAGCCGGTCATTGCCGCGGTGAACGGGCTTGCGCTCGCGGGCGGGCTGGAAATCGTGCTCGCGTGCGACATCGTGCTTGCTGCCGACACGGCCAAGCTGGGCGACGCGCACTCCAACTTCGGCGTATTCCCGGGCGCGGGCGGCGCGGCCATTCTGCCGCGCAAGGTGCCCGCCAACGTCGCGCGCTATCTGCTCTTCACGGGCGATGCGATGACCGCCGCCGAACTCAAGGGGCATGGCCTCGTGAACGAAGTGCTCGCGCCGTCGGAACTCGCCGACCGCGCGCAGGCGCTCGCCGACAAGCTCGCTAAAAAGAGCCCGCTCGTGCTCGCGCGCATGAAGCGCGTGGCGAACGAAGCGCCGGACAAGTCCGCCGCCGACGCGCTGCGTCACGAACTTCTGGAGCTTCGCGATCATCAGCGCTCCTACGATGTCAAGGAAGGGCTGCGGGCCTTCGCGGAGAAACGCGAACCGGTGTTCAAAGGCTGCTGA